From Nomascus leucogenys isolate Asia chromosome 15, Asia_NLE_v1, whole genome shotgun sequence, a single genomic window includes:
- the FOXR1 gene encoding forkhead box protein R1 yields MGNELFLAFTTSHLPLAEQKLARYKLRIVKPPKLPLEKKPNPDKDGPDYEPNLWMWVNPNIVYPPGKLEVPGPKKREDLTSTLPFSQPPQKEEDASCSEATGVESLSRSSSKQSPPRKRFAFSPSTWELTEEEEAEDQEDTSSVALPSPHKRPPLQSRRLRQASSQAGRLWSRPPLNYFHLIALALRNSSPCGLNVQQIYSFTRKHFPFFRTAPEGWKNTVRHNLCFRDSFEKVPVSMQGGASTRPRSCLWKLTEEGHRRFAEEARALASTRLESIQQCMSQPDVMPFLFDL; encoded by the exons TTGCCAGGTATAAACTCCGAATTGTTAAGCCACCAAAATTACCCCTAGAGAAAAAACCCAACCCTGATAAGGATG GTCCAGATTATGAGCCCAACCTCTGGATGTGGGTAAACCCCAACATCGTGTATCCTCCCGGAAAGCTGGAGGTCCCAGGACCTAAGAAGAGGGAGGATCTGACAAGCACACTCCCCTTCTCTCAGCCACCCCAGAAGGAGGAAGATGCCAGCTGCTCAGAGGCCACAGGGGTGGAATCACTGTCCCGGTCCTCCAGCAAGCAGTCTCCCCCTCGGAAGCGGTTTGCCTTTTCCCCCAGCACCTGGGAG CTcacagaagaggaggaggctgaggaccAGGAAGACACTTCCTCTGTGGCTCTCCCATCCCCTCACAAAAGGCCCCCCCTCCAGAGTCGGAGGCTTCGGCAAGCCAGCAGCCAGGCGGGGAGGCTCTGGTCCCGGCCCCCTCTCAATTACTTCCACCTAATTGCCCTGGCATTAAGAAACAGTTCCCCCTGTGGCCTCAACGTGCAACAGATCTACAGTTTCACTCG AAAGCACTTCCCCTTTTTCCGGACGGCCCCGGAAGGCTGGAAGAATACTGTCCGTCACAATCTCTGTTTTCGAGACAGCTTTGAGAAAGTGCCTGTCAGCATGCAGGGCGGGGCCAGCACACGGCCTCGATCTTGCCTCTGGAAGTTGACCGAGGAGGGACACCGCCGCTTTGCAGAGGAGGCCCGCGCCTTGGCTTCCACTCGGCTAGAAAGTATCCAACAGTGCATGAGCCAGCCAG ATGTGATGCCCTTCCTCTTTGATCTTTAA